Proteins encoded within one genomic window of Brienomyrus brachyistius isolate T26 chromosome 22, BBRACH_0.4, whole genome shotgun sequence:
- the LOC125717714 gene encoding fas-binding factor 1-like isoform X4, protein MMTSLASDVSEADPAALLENIKDMDEMDADLFAPKKKPSSAPLPATTKASGAGGAKQDPAHLVEGGALEPRHVIDSPNGDAKKPSSAPAAATHSYKRFTFADEEDKKDTDDPLADLLDDRKETKMAVSDAVSEQRGLPVSESPVIKAREMASPSRAPGKRNELTFDEDEDDLMDALGFGESPKGKGGILPHKRPSEPPQLVTTRLDEILGRGTSPRLLERPPTGEKKEVLMEKPAIAKDSAFGDGDFTFGSYQPTVVSTPESRQSQRQSVRFSAEETGSRSPEGKPKSPIAGSPSAKRHSKPAASRPTLQHDSQMLEEKPRLAPPLHSRPSNPAADWLGLSRDPEEQEEDPEVNGGQGAPPPMGASQGSERPSSDGKPPLPNAPASEEAKDWLAGALTRKKNLAAAKAAVPRDPQGGGDEVDLDSFLTSKLRSPPTPRRKGEDAVPTKESSSSLPWETSSMQDTPSRHSSPVKEGLPKPVPPEIMGGNSAPIQLLQSPLPGTGGAVQRKGPEQQAGELSLQTSMIQLEGQVRSLQLERDQLKMLLDSVQQRHGQDTELMEAAHKSRVKMLEESAAEREVRMRQESEGLAERLASVTRLAEQERAELQAQYQRRLAQNQQERDREVERLRELQRRSILEMKKDHEEQVQRLKQLKEEEIDAVTSATSQTRSLTVVIDQMEQFSRRLGELSSRVESTHEHTAQGLEQGARHRDQQLRVLQERLDQQQSHMVEERARLKEVIDRMGMQLAEQQRQLEKERWRVSGEQAKAESAQRGLEEERRALMQRLSVEREELEKAKSALLEEQQAVMQRCADERRRLAAEWAQLHAQEKLQQERAEREASRALERDAHREGTIISMAQEHADLKLRAGELRLHEEMAAKEKAELERQRAELDREKEKLSTAALHLKTRAQEVEAFSKLASDRYEEGERALQEARRVEEEHHTRLSSIRTQVERLRSQEQLLNQERKHIAEQRQEVEHLRRGLPISPQLPAAPILTDVAPALGLPPSTLPPQSTALLSPTAAPELHLKLALLRHTAEKDRDFLLDEQIFLETLKKAPHHPAFHTAC, encoded by the exons ACTCTCCCAACGGCGATGCCAAAAAGCCCAGCTCCGCCCCAGCGGCCGCCACACACAGCTATAAGAGATTCACCTTCGCCG ATGAGGAGGACAAAAAAG ACACTGATGACCCACTGGCTGATCTACTGGACGATAGAAAGGAAACAAAGATGGCCGTCAGCGATGCCGTTTCTGAGCAGAGAGGTCTGCCTGTGTCCGAGTCCCCCGTCATTAAGGCGAGAGAGATGG CCTCACCGAGCCGGGCTCCCGGAAAGCGGAACGAGCTGACGTttgatgaggacgaggacgaccTGATGGACGCCCTGGGCTTTGGAGAGAGTCCAAAGGGGAAGGGGGGAATTCTGCCCCACAAGAGGCCGAG TGAGCCCCCACAGCTGGTCACAACTAGGCTGGATGAGATTCTGGGCCGGGGGACATCTCCACGCCTGCTTGAGCGCCCCCCTACTGGCGAGAAGAAGGAAGTACTTATGGAGAAGCCAGCAATTGCCAAAG ACTCTGCCTTTGGGGACGGTGACTTCACGTTTGGCTCCTACCAGCCCACTGTGGTCTCCACGCCAGAGAGCCGGCAGTCACAAAGGCAGTCAGTCAG GTTTTCAGCAGAGGAGACTGGCAGCCGGTCGCCAGAGGGGAAGCCCAAATCCCCCATCGCTGGCTCTCCCTCTGCTAAGCGCCACAGCAAGCCGGCAGCCAGTAGGCCAACGCTTCAGCACGACAGCCAAATGCTGGAGGAGAAGCCGCGACTAGCCCCTCCCCTTCATTCACGCCCCAGTAACCCCGCCGCTGATTGGCTAGGCCTTAGCCGGGATccggaggagcaggaggaggatccAGAGGTGAATGGTGGCCAGGGAGCCCCACCGCCAATGGGAGCCTCGCAGGGAAGTGAGCGCCCTTCATCTGACGGGAAGCCGCCCCTACCAAACGCTCCTGCTAGCGAGGAGGCCAAAGACTGGCTGGCAGGAGCACTGACCCGGAAGAAGAACCTTGCAGCCGCCAAGGCGGCCGTGCCCCGAGACCCCCAGGGTGGCGGCGATGAGGTGGACCTGGACTCCTTCCTCAC GAGTAAACTCAGGTCACCACCAACTCCTAGGAGGAAAGGGGAAGACGCTGTACCTACCAAGGAATCGAG TTCCTCATTGCCATGGGAGACCTCGAGCATGCAAGACACTCCATCTCGTCATTCAAGTCCAGTGAAGGAGGGCCTACCCAAACCTG TGCCACCCGAGATAATGGGGGGGAACAGTGCACCCATTCAG TTGCTGCAGTCCCCACTGCCGGGGACAGGGGGCGCCGTGCAGAGGAAGGGACCGGAGCAGCAGGCGGGGGAGCTGTCCCTGCAAACCAGCATGATCCAGCTAGAAGGCCAG GTGCGGAGCCTGCAGCTGGAACGCGACCAGCTGAAGATGCTGCTGGACAGTGTGCAGCAGAGGCACGGTCAGGACACCGAGCTCATGGAAGCGGCTCACAAGTCCAGGGTGAAGATGCTGGAGGAGTCGGCGGCCGAGAGGGAGGTGCGGATGCGGCAGGAGAGCGAGGGCCTGGCGGAGCGCCTGGCCAGTGTCACCCGGCTGGCGGAGCAGGAGCGGGCCGAGCTGCAGGCGCAATACCAGCGCCGGCTGGCCCAGAATCAGCAGGAGCGGGACCGCGAGGTGGAGCGCCTCCGGGAACTGCAGCG GAGATCCATCCTAGAGATGAAGAAGGACCATGAGGAGCAGGTGCAGAGGCTGAAGCagctgaaggaggaggagatCGACGCTGTGACCAGCGCGACGTCTCAGACCAG GTCTCTGACAGTGGTGATCGATCAGATGGAGCAGTTCTCCCGGCGGCTGGGCGAGCTGTCCTCACGTGTGGAGAGCACGCATGAGCACACGGCACAGGGACTGGAGCAGGGCGCGCGGCACAGGGACCAGCAGCTCCGAG TTCTGCAGGAACGGCTAGACCAGCAGCAGAGCCACATGGTTGAGGAACGTGCGCGGCTGAAGGAGGTCATCGACAGGATGGGCATGCAGCTAGCGGAACAACAGAGGCAGCTGgaaaag GAGCGATGGAGGGTGTCGGGAGAACAGGCCAAGGCAGAatcagcccagagggggctggaGGAAGAGAGGCGGGCCTTAATGCAGCGCCTTTCTGtggagagggaggagctggAAAAAGCAAAG AGTGCCCTGCTGGAGGAGCAGCAGGCTGTGATGCAGCGCTGTGCGGATGAGCGTCGGAGGCTGGCAGCCGAGTGGGCGCAGCTGCATGCGCAGGAGAAGCTGCAGCAGGAGCGTGCGGAGCGGGAAGCCAGCCGGGCCCTGGAGAGGGATGCCCACCGCGAGGGCACCATCATCAGCATGGCCCAG GAGCACGCCGACCTGAAGCTACGTGCAGGAGAGTTGCGGCTTCATGAGGAGATGGCGGCCAAGGAGAAGGCGGAACTGGAACGCCAGAGGGCGGAGCTGGACAGGGAGAAGGAGAAGCTGAGCACAGCCGCCCTGCACCTCAAGACACGGGCTCAGGAGGTGGAGGCCTTCAGCAAG CTGGCCTCAGACAGGTACgaggagggggagagagctcTGCAGGAGGCGCGGCGGGTGGAGGAGGAGCACCACACCCGCCTGAGCAGCATCCGCACCCAGGTGGAGCGGCTGCGGAGCCAGGAGCAGCTCCTGAACCAG GAACGAAAGCACATAGCAGAACAGCGCCAGGAGGTGGAGCACTTGAGGCGAGGGCTCCCCATCAGCCCCCAGCTTCCTGCCGCCCCCATCCTCACAG ATGTGGCTCCAGCGCTGGGTCTGCCTCCCTCCACATTACCCCCCCAGTCTACAGCCCTCCTGAGCCCGACAGCAGCTCCTGAGCTTCACCTAAAACTTGCCCTCCTCAGGCACACGGCGGAAAAG GACCGGGACTTCCTGCTGGATGAGCAGATCTTCCTGGAAACGCTGAAGAAAGCGCCACATCATCCTGCCTTTCACACAGCCTGTTGA
- the LOC125717714 gene encoding fas-binding factor 1 homolog isoform X5 produces the protein MDEMDADLFAPKKKPSSAPLPATTKASGAGGAKQDPAHLVEGGALEPRHVIDSPNGDAKKPSSAPAAATHSYKRFTFADEEDKKDTDDPLADLLDDRKETKMAVSDAVSEQRGLPVSESPVIKAREMASPSRAPGKRNELTFDEDEDDLMDALGFGESPKGKGGILPHKRPSEPPQLVTTRLDEILGRGTSPRLLERPPTGEKKEVLMEKPAIAKDSAFGDGDFTFGSYQPTVVSTPESRQSQRQSVRFSAEETGSRSPEGKPKSPIAGSPSAKRHSKPAASRPTLQHDSQMLEEKPRLAPPLHSRPSNPAADWLGLSRDPEEQEEDPEVNGGQGAPPPMGASQGSERPSSDGKPPLPNAPASEEAKDWLAGALTRKKNLAAAKAAVPRDPQGGGDEVDLDSFLTSKLRSPPTPRRKGEDAVPTKESSSSLPWETSSMQDTPSRHSSPVKEGLPKPVPPEIMGGNSAPIQLLQSPLPGTGGAVQRKGPEQQAGELSLQTSMIQLEGQVRSLQLERDQLKMLLDSVQQRHGQDTELMEAAHKSRVKMLEESAAEREVRMRQESEGLAERLASVTRLAEQERAELQAQYQRRLAQNQQERDREVERLRELQRRSILEMKKDHEEQVQRLKQLKEEEIDAVTSATSQTRSLTVVIDQMEQFSRRLGELSSRVESTHEHTAQGLEQGARHRDQQLRVLQERLDQQQSHMVEERARLKEVIDRMGMQLAEQQRQLEKERWRVSGEQAKAESAQRGLEEERRALMQRLSVEREELEKAKSALLEEQQAVMQRCADERRRLAAEWAQLHAQEKLQQERAEREASRALERDAHREGTIISMAQEHADLKLRAGELRLHEEMAAKEKAELERQRAELDREKEKLSTAALHLKTRAQEVEAFSKLASDRYEEGERALQEARRVEEEHHTRLSSIRTQVERLRSQEQLLNQERKHIAEQRQEVEHLRRGLPISPQLPAAPILTDVAPALGLPPSTLPPQSTALLSPTAAPELHLKLALLRHTAEKDRDFLLDEQIFLETLKKAPHHPAFHTAC, from the exons ACTCTCCCAACGGCGATGCCAAAAAGCCCAGCTCCGCCCCAGCGGCCGCCACACACAGCTATAAGAGATTCACCTTCGCCG ATGAGGAGGACAAAAAAG ACACTGATGACCCACTGGCTGATCTACTGGACGATAGAAAGGAAACAAAGATGGCCGTCAGCGATGCCGTTTCTGAGCAGAGAGGTCTGCCTGTGTCCGAGTCCCCCGTCATTAAGGCGAGAGAGATGG CCTCACCGAGCCGGGCTCCCGGAAAGCGGAACGAGCTGACGTttgatgaggacgaggacgaccTGATGGACGCCCTGGGCTTTGGAGAGAGTCCAAAGGGGAAGGGGGGAATTCTGCCCCACAAGAGGCCGAG TGAGCCCCCACAGCTGGTCACAACTAGGCTGGATGAGATTCTGGGCCGGGGGACATCTCCACGCCTGCTTGAGCGCCCCCCTACTGGCGAGAAGAAGGAAGTACTTATGGAGAAGCCAGCAATTGCCAAAG ACTCTGCCTTTGGGGACGGTGACTTCACGTTTGGCTCCTACCAGCCCACTGTGGTCTCCACGCCAGAGAGCCGGCAGTCACAAAGGCAGTCAGTCAG GTTTTCAGCAGAGGAGACTGGCAGCCGGTCGCCAGAGGGGAAGCCCAAATCCCCCATCGCTGGCTCTCCCTCTGCTAAGCGCCACAGCAAGCCGGCAGCCAGTAGGCCAACGCTTCAGCACGACAGCCAAATGCTGGAGGAGAAGCCGCGACTAGCCCCTCCCCTTCATTCACGCCCCAGTAACCCCGCCGCTGATTGGCTAGGCCTTAGCCGGGATccggaggagcaggaggaggatccAGAGGTGAATGGTGGCCAGGGAGCCCCACCGCCAATGGGAGCCTCGCAGGGAAGTGAGCGCCCTTCATCTGACGGGAAGCCGCCCCTACCAAACGCTCCTGCTAGCGAGGAGGCCAAAGACTGGCTGGCAGGAGCACTGACCCGGAAGAAGAACCTTGCAGCCGCCAAGGCGGCCGTGCCCCGAGACCCCCAGGGTGGCGGCGATGAGGTGGACCTGGACTCCTTCCTCAC GAGTAAACTCAGGTCACCACCAACTCCTAGGAGGAAAGGGGAAGACGCTGTACCTACCAAGGAATCGAG TTCCTCATTGCCATGGGAGACCTCGAGCATGCAAGACACTCCATCTCGTCATTCAAGTCCAGTGAAGGAGGGCCTACCCAAACCTG TGCCACCCGAGATAATGGGGGGGAACAGTGCACCCATTCAG TTGCTGCAGTCCCCACTGCCGGGGACAGGGGGCGCCGTGCAGAGGAAGGGACCGGAGCAGCAGGCGGGGGAGCTGTCCCTGCAAACCAGCATGATCCAGCTAGAAGGCCAG GTGCGGAGCCTGCAGCTGGAACGCGACCAGCTGAAGATGCTGCTGGACAGTGTGCAGCAGAGGCACGGTCAGGACACCGAGCTCATGGAAGCGGCTCACAAGTCCAGGGTGAAGATGCTGGAGGAGTCGGCGGCCGAGAGGGAGGTGCGGATGCGGCAGGAGAGCGAGGGCCTGGCGGAGCGCCTGGCCAGTGTCACCCGGCTGGCGGAGCAGGAGCGGGCCGAGCTGCAGGCGCAATACCAGCGCCGGCTGGCCCAGAATCAGCAGGAGCGGGACCGCGAGGTGGAGCGCCTCCGGGAACTGCAGCG GAGATCCATCCTAGAGATGAAGAAGGACCATGAGGAGCAGGTGCAGAGGCTGAAGCagctgaaggaggaggagatCGACGCTGTGACCAGCGCGACGTCTCAGACCAG GTCTCTGACAGTGGTGATCGATCAGATGGAGCAGTTCTCCCGGCGGCTGGGCGAGCTGTCCTCACGTGTGGAGAGCACGCATGAGCACACGGCACAGGGACTGGAGCAGGGCGCGCGGCACAGGGACCAGCAGCTCCGAG TTCTGCAGGAACGGCTAGACCAGCAGCAGAGCCACATGGTTGAGGAACGTGCGCGGCTGAAGGAGGTCATCGACAGGATGGGCATGCAGCTAGCGGAACAACAGAGGCAGCTGgaaaag GAGCGATGGAGGGTGTCGGGAGAACAGGCCAAGGCAGAatcagcccagagggggctggaGGAAGAGAGGCGGGCCTTAATGCAGCGCCTTTCTGtggagagggaggagctggAAAAAGCAAAG AGTGCCCTGCTGGAGGAGCAGCAGGCTGTGATGCAGCGCTGTGCGGATGAGCGTCGGAGGCTGGCAGCCGAGTGGGCGCAGCTGCATGCGCAGGAGAAGCTGCAGCAGGAGCGTGCGGAGCGGGAAGCCAGCCGGGCCCTGGAGAGGGATGCCCACCGCGAGGGCACCATCATCAGCATGGCCCAG GAGCACGCCGACCTGAAGCTACGTGCAGGAGAGTTGCGGCTTCATGAGGAGATGGCGGCCAAGGAGAAGGCGGAACTGGAACGCCAGAGGGCGGAGCTGGACAGGGAGAAGGAGAAGCTGAGCACAGCCGCCCTGCACCTCAAGACACGGGCTCAGGAGGTGGAGGCCTTCAGCAAG CTGGCCTCAGACAGGTACgaggagggggagagagctcTGCAGGAGGCGCGGCGGGTGGAGGAGGAGCACCACACCCGCCTGAGCAGCATCCGCACCCAGGTGGAGCGGCTGCGGAGCCAGGAGCAGCTCCTGAACCAG GAACGAAAGCACATAGCAGAACAGCGCCAGGAGGTGGAGCACTTGAGGCGAGGGCTCCCCATCAGCCCCCAGCTTCCTGCCGCCCCCATCCTCACAG ATGTGGCTCCAGCGCTGGGTCTGCCTCCCTCCACATTACCCCCCCAGTCTACAGCCCTCCTGAGCCCGACAGCAGCTCCTGAGCTTCACCTAAAACTTGCCCTCCTCAGGCACACGGCGGAAAAG GACCGGGACTTCCTGCTGGATGAGCAGATCTTCCTGGAAACGCTGAAGAAAGCGCCACATCATCCTGCCTTTCACACAGCCTGTTGA